A single region of the Salvia miltiorrhiza cultivar Shanhuang (shh) chromosome 8, IMPLAD_Smil_shh, whole genome shotgun sequence genome encodes:
- the LOC130997816 gene encoding S-adenosylmethionine synthase 3-like, which yields MDTFLFTSESVNEGHPDKLCDQVSDAILDACLEQDPESKVACETCTKTNMVMVFGEITTKAKVDYEKIVRDTCRGIGFTSPDVGLDADHCKVLVNIEQQSPDIAQGVHGHLTKKPEEIGAGDQGHMFGYATDETPELMPLTHVLATKLGAKLTEVRKNKTCAWLRPDGKTQVTVEYKNEGGAMVPIRVHTVLISTQHDETVTNDQIAADLKEHVIKPVIPAQYLDDKTIFHLNPSGRFVIGGPHGDAGLTGRKIIIDTYGGWGAHGGGAFSGKDPTKVDRSGAYIVRQAAKSIVASGLARRCIVQVSYAIGVAEPLSVFVDTYKTGKIPDKDILTLIKENFDFRPGMMAINLDLLRGGNFRYQKTAAYGHFGRDDPDFTWETVKILKPKA from the coding sequence ATGGATACCTTCCTGTTCACCTCAGAGTCTGTCAATGAAGGACACCCCGACAAGCTCTGCGACCAAGTCTCAGATGCCATTCTTGATGCTTGCCTAGAGCAGGACCCAGAGAGCAAAGTAGCATGTGAAACTTGCACCAAGACTAATATGGTCATGGTCTTTGGTGAGATCACAACCAAGGCTAAGGTGGACTATGAAAAGATAGTTCGTGATACCTGCAGAGGGATTGGATTCACCTCACCAGATGTTGGCCTTGATGCTGATCACTGCAAGGTCCTTGTCAACATTGAACAACAGAGCCCTGACATTGCCCAGGGAGTTCATGGTCATCTCACCAAGAAACCTGAAGAGATCGGAGCTGGTGACCAAGGGCACATGTTCGGCTATGCCACCGATGAAACACCAGAGCTGATGCCACTTACTCATGTCCTTGCCACCAAGCTTGGTGCCAAACTCACTGAAGTGAGGAAGAACAAGACTTGCGCATGGTTGAGACCTGATGGCAAGACACAAGTTACTGTTGAGTACAAGAACGAGGGAGGGGCCATGGTTCCTATCAGAGTTCACACAGTCCTCATCTCTACGCAGCATGATGAGACTGTTACAAATGATCAGATTGCCGCTGACTTGAAGGAGCACGTCATCAAACCTGTGATTCCTGCTCAGTATCTTGATGACAAGACAATCTTCCATCTCAACCCATCTGGGAGGTTTGTGATTGGTGGTCCTCATGGAGATGCTGGTCTCACCGGTAGGAAAATCATCATCGACACCTACGGTGGGTGGGGTGCTCATGGTGGAGGTGCTTTCTCTGGCAAAGATCCTACCAAGGTGGACAGGAGTGGAGCATATATTGTGAGGCAAGCAGCAAAGAGTATTGTGGCATCAGGACTTGCTCGCAGATGCATTGTCCAGGTGTCGTATGCTATTGGAGTAGCAGAACCACTGTCTGTGTTCGTTGATACATACAAGACGGGGAAGATCCCAGACAAGGATATTCTGACACTAATCAAGGAGAACTTCGACTTCAGGCCAGGAATGATGGCCATCAACTTAGACTTGCTGAGAGGAGGAAACTTCAGGTACCAGAAGACTGCTGCTTATGGTCACTTTGGCCGTGATGATCCTGACTTCACCTGGGAGACTGTCAAGATCCTCAAGCCCAAAGCCTGA
- the LOC130998356 gene encoding lysine-rich arabinogalactan protein 17-like produces MVSTRPKNKLRGIPQGTKIDLTGESPPPSKPKASKKNPRQKPIPMDTTPTPSSRTLPQIESPSPVDEHAIEQFTAEIDVPTLGARDQHAAEGEGNATPKKAKEGEGEPSKKKRTPTAPKRKKPAAEKLATPAEESSNERNEPSGSVMQSEEGESGEE; encoded by the coding sequence ATGGTCTCCACCAGACCCAAAAACAAACTCCGAGGCATACCCCAAGGAACCAAAATCGATCTCACCGGAGAAAGCCCCCCACCGTCAAAACCAAAAGCTTCGAAAAAGAACCCACGCCAAAAACCAATTCCGATGGACACTACACCTACCCCCTCATCCAGAACCCTACCGCAAATCGAGAGCCCCTCGCCGGTGGACGAACATGCCATTGAGCAATTCACAGCGGAGATAGACGTCCCTACTCTCGGCGCCAGAGACCAGCATGCAGCTGAAGGAGAAGGCAATGCGACACCGAAAAAGGCGAAGGAAGGCGAGGGAGAACCATCCAAAAAGAAGCGCACCCCCACTGCTCCGAAGAGGAAGAAACCGGCGGCCGAAAAATTGGCCACGCCGGCCGAAGAATCATCCAACGAAAGAAACGAACCCTCTGGTTCGGTGATGCAGAGCGAGGAAGGGGAGTCCGGCGAAGAGTAA